One segment of Candidatus Kaelpia imicola DNA contains the following:
- a CDS encoding HAD-IIIA family hydrolase: MRPIFLDRDGVINREPSAFGSDYVRSVEQFEILPCVARALKLLIENGYDIYLISNQAGVSKGFYSEEILNSITFAMEDELYKYGVKLKGIKYCLHQDSDGCECRKPKTKMFEEVMDNYSGIERGGLFYIGDTRRDVESARNFGMSSILVLSGKIKIDSIFNVNAGADFVAKDLYDAVKSIILK; encoded by the coding sequence ATGAGACCTATATTTCTTGACCGTGATGGGGTTATAAATAGGGAGCCGTCAGCTTTTGGCTCTGATTATGTAAGAAGTGTTGAACAGTTTGAGATTCTTCCTTGTGTAGCCAGAGCTTTAAAGCTTTTAATAGAAAATGGTTATGATATCTATTTAATATCGAATCAGGCCGGGGTCAGCAAAGGATTTTATTCAGAAGAGATACTTAACAGTATTACCTTTGCCATGGAAGATGAGCTGTATAAATACGGAGTAAAGCTGAAAGGTATAAAGTATTGTTTGCATCAGGATTCCGACGGTTGTGAATGCAGGAAGCCTAAGACAAAGATGTTTGAAGAGGTTATGGATAACTATAGCGGTATAGAGAGAGGAGGTCTTTTTTACATAGGTGATACCAGGAGAGATGTAGAGAGCGCCAGGAATTTCGGAATGAGTTCGATTCTTGTTTTAAGCGGTAAGATTAAAATAGATAGTATCTTTAACGTTAATGCTGGAGCAGATTTTGTGGCTAAAGATCTATATGATGCTGTTAAGAGTATAATTTTAAAATGA
- a CDS encoding NAD-dependent epimerase/dehydratase family protein, with protein MKVLISGAAGMVGSHCAEFYAEEGNEIVGVDNLMRSKLFGSDKKSVEYNWEYLSGFKNIERIYLDIRDRDGLEEVFKKNDFELIVHAAAQPGVGYSIQNPAEDFSINAVGTFNMLEATRKHAPGASFIFCSTNKVYGENVSNYELVETEKRYSFKDIEGISETTGIDLVPHTPYGVSKYVGDIYLQEYIDSYNIKGCIFRMSCIYGRRQFGFEDQGWLAWFLIAAVTGKKITIYGDGKQVRDVLFVDDLVRAFNAFHLSGKKSGLYNIGGGPENTISLLEYLTLLEGSLSLKMDRAFSDWRPSDQKVYISDITKLKDELNWAPSIKLDKGLSCLAEWVNKNRELF; from the coding sequence ATGAAGGTGTTGATTTCAGGTGCTGCCGGGATGGTTGGTTCTCATTGTGCTGAGTTTTATGCTGAAGAAGGCAATGAAATTGTGGGGGTAGATAATCTCATGCGTTCAAAACTTTTTGGAAGCGACAAAAAATCAGTTGAATATAACTGGGAATATCTTTCTGGTTTTAAAAATATTGAGAGAATCTATCTTGATATCAGAGATAGGGATGGCTTAGAAGAGGTTTTTAAGAAAAACGATTTTGAGCTCATAGTACATGCTGCAGCTCAACCGGGTGTTGGATATTCAATACAGAATCCGGCTGAAGATTTCAGTATTAACGCAGTAGGGACTTTTAATATGCTGGAGGCGACAAGGAAGCATGCTCCTGGAGCCTCTTTTATATTCTGCTCTACAAATAAGGTCTACGGCGAGAATGTATCTAATTACGAATTAGTCGAAACCGAAAAGAGATACTCTTTTAAAGATATAGAGGGGATCTCTGAAACTACAGGTATAGACCTCGTTCCGCATACTCCATATGGCGTAAGTAAATACGTAGGAGATATCTATCTGCAGGAATATATAGATAGTTACAATATTAAAGGCTGTATCTTTAGAATGAGTTGTATCTACGGAAGACGCCAGTTTGGCTTTGAAGACCAAGGTTGGCTGGCCTGGTTTCTTATAGCTGCTGTTACGGGTAAGAAGATAACTATCTACGGAGATGGGAAGCAGGTCAGAGATGTTCTCTTTGTGGATGACCTGGTAAGAGCTTTTAATGCTTTCCATCTTTCAGGCAAAAAATCCGGGCTTTATAATATCGGCGGCGGTCCTGAGAATACTATATCGCTTCTTGAGTATCTCACTCTTCTTGAGGGTTCTCTCTCTCTTAAGATGGATAGAGCTTTTTCAGATTGGCGGCCTTCCGATCAGAAGGTGTATATATCTGATATTACCAAGTTGAAAGATGAACTTAACTGGGCCCCGTCTATAAAGCTGGATAAGGGTTTAAGTTGTCTTGCTGAATGGGTAAATAAAAATAGAGAGCTTTTTTAA
- a CDS encoding polyprenyl synthetase family protein, which yields MNIKVYLRQRKELIDEYIKCVFPIHDQPEKIHEALWFSMFKGGKRIRPIIMLAIADLAGVGLERVLNAAAGIEMIHSSTLIFDDLPSMDDALLRRGKPALHKVYGESTAILAANILMLDGLKLITEDLIKLLEDREQLIEINRDVFEEIGKEGVMLGQFLDLTLSSKNINKKEIEEIHKRKTSSLFILSSKVAALLCGLKKDQVDALISYAESFGMIFQISDDFLALKGVVSKTGKTSFRTDVSPNYISVIGEREAKNKINEYTKKAISDIKVFKKENEVLVELIKLLKGRSA from the coding sequence ATCAAGGTGTATTTAAGGCAGAGAAAAGAACTTATTGATGAATATATCAAATGTGTTTTTCCAATTCATGATCAGCCTGAGAAAATTCATGAGGCATTATGGTTCTCTATGTTTAAGGGCGGTAAGAGGATAAGGCCTATCATTATGCTTGCTATAGCCGATTTAGCCGGAGTAGGACTTGAAAGAGTACTCAATGCAGCAGCTGGAATCGAAATGATTCACTCCAGCACTCTTATATTCGATGATCTGCCTTCCATGGACGATGCTTTGCTCAGGCGCGGTAAGCCTGCTTTGCATAAAGTCTACGGAGAGTCGACTGCTATTTTGGCAGCCAATATTCTTATGCTGGACGGACTTAAGCTGATAACAGAGGATCTTATAAAATTGCTGGAAGATAGAGAGCAGCTTATAGAGATAAATCGAGATGTTTTTGAAGAGATAGGTAAAGAGGGTGTAATGTTGGGGCAGTTTTTAGATTTGACACTCTCCTCTAAAAATATAAATAAAAAAGAGATAGAGGAGATTCACAAAAGGAAGACTTCCTCTCTTTTCATCCTCTCTTCTAAGGTAGCCGCATTGCTTTGCGGCCTCAAAAAAGATCAAGTGGATGCATTAATAAGTTATGCTGAATCTTTCGGTATGATCTTTCAAATAAGTGATGACTTCCTGGCTCTTAAAGGTGTAGTGTCAAAGACCGGAAAAACCTCCTTTAGGACCGATGTAAGTCCAAATTACATATCTGTAATAGGAGAGAGAGAAGCCAAGAATAAGATAAATGAGTATACCAAGAAGGCTATTTCGGATATTAAAGTCTTTAAAAAAGAGAACGAAGTCTTGGTTGAACTGATTAAACTTCTTAAAGGGAGGAGTGCTTAA